In Mycobacteriales bacterium, the genomic stretch GGCCGAGGAGCACGACCTGACCCTCGACGACGACGTGCCGGCCTTCGTCGCGCTGCCGTTCGCGGAGCGTACGACGCTGGTGAAGACGCTGCTGTCGCGGGAGAACCCGGAGCGGGACGGCTGGGTGCTGCTGACGATGTTCAGCAACATGGCCTTCGACAGCGCCGCCCACATGCACACCGCGGACGCGATCGCCGCCGGTCACCCCGGCCTGCTGGCCATGGGCATGACCGCCCCGGACGCGGACGGGTACTGGCGTTTCGAGCAGCACTCCTACCGGCGGCAGCTGGCCGAGCCGCACCCCGACACCCTCCCGAACGGCAGCCTCGGCTGACCGCGATCCCCAGTTTCTCGCTCGTCCGCCGGTTGGCTGGCACAGCCAGATTGGAGTTCCCCCGATGTCCAATACGGAGCGCACCGACGTCCTCGTCGTCGGCAGCGGTTTCGGCGGTGCGATCGCCGCCTACCATCTCGCCGCCGGCGGGGCCGACGTGACCGTGCTGGAGCGCGGCCCGTGGGTCAAGAGCGAGGAGTTCGAGCACGACTACCTGCTCGGCTCCTCCTTCACCCGGATCTTCGACTTCGTCGTCGGCAACGGGATGGCCATCCTCGGCGGCAACTGCGTGGGCGGCGGCAGCAACGTCTACTTCGCCTCGATGCCGCGGGCGCCGCGTTTCATCTTCGAGCGGCACGGCAGCATCGGCCGGCGGATGTGGCCGGCCGGGATCGACCGGGACTCGCTCGACCCCTGGTACGACCGGGTGGTCGAGGCGATGCCGGTGGTCACCCAGGACTGGAACGACGTCACGTACGCCGGCGGGCTCTGGGCCGCGGCCTGCAACCACTCCGGCCGCACGGCCAACCCGCTGCCGGTGGCTGTCGACGTCGACAAGTGCGTGAACTGCAACTTCATGATGGCCGGCTGCCGCTTCGACGCGAAGCGCTCGCTGCTGTTCAACTACCTGCCGGCCGCGCTCGCGCACGGCGCGACGATCCGGCCGCTGCACGAGGTGCAGAAGCTGACCCGCACCGAGGACGGCGGCTACCGGGTGCACTACCGGATCGTCGATGAGGTCGACTACCGCGTCCTGCACGACGAGGGCACCATCGACGCCAAGATCGTGATCCTCGCGGCCGGTGCCGGGGCGACGCCGGTCATCCTGCAGCGCTCCGAGCCCGAGCTCGGAAAGATGCCGCACGGCGTCGGCCGCTTCTTCTCCGGCAACGGCGAGCGACTCAACACCGCCGCGATCAACGAGGACGCCGCCCGCGAGGTGCTCGGCCTCGACCGCGGCGACGGGGTCGCGTACGAAGCGCACGCGATCGGCCGCGGCCCGACCGTGGCCAGCTGGGACCGGCTCGACGGCTCGCTCCCCGAGTACGACCGGTACTCGCTGGAGCAGCTCTACTTCCCGCCCGGTCTCGGCACGATCCTGGCCCAGGTGCCCGGCGGCAGCGACCCGACCTGGTTCGGGCCCGAGAAGCGGGCCTGGCTGGAGCGGTGGAAGTCCTGGCTCACGATCTTCACGATGAGCGAGGACGACAACGAGGGCGTCTTCGGCCCGCCGCCGGAGACCGGCAACTCGGTCCGGGTCTCGCAGCAGATGCTGGCGCGGGGGCCCCTGTCGTACGAGCCGACGGCGAACACGCTCAACGGCTGGGCCAAGTCCGACGCGGAGGTCAAGGAGATCTTC encodes the following:
- a CDS encoding GMC family oxidoreductase; amino-acid sequence: MSNTERTDVLVVGSGFGGAIAAYHLAAGGADVTVLERGPWVKSEEFEHDYLLGSSFTRIFDFVVGNGMAILGGNCVGGGSNVYFASMPRAPRFIFERHGSIGRRMWPAGIDRDSLDPWYDRVVEAMPVVTQDWNDVTYAGGLWAAACNHSGRTANPLPVAVDVDKCVNCNFMMAGCRFDAKRSLLFNYLPAALAHGATIRPLHEVQKLTRTEDGGYRVHYRIVDEVDYRVLHDEGTIDAKIVILAAGAGATPVILQRSEPELGKMPHGVGRFFSGNGERLNTAAINEDAAREVLGLDRGDGVAYEAHAIGRGPTVASWDRLDGSLPEYDRYSLEQLYFPPGLGTILAQVPGGSDPTWFGPEKRAWLERWKSWLTIFTMSEDDNEGVFGPPPETGNSVRVSQQMLARGPLSYEPTANTLNGWAKSDAEVKEIFEKDGIADVAPWTNDVVGAYTVHPLASCRIGDDPETSALDDGHQVWGHPGIFVTDGSAVPGALTVNPAMTIAALAERAMPGIVRAAQERGVDVTYGAPAPDGSTSARRGSLHLVPGLVGQR
- a CDS encoding DUF5987 family protein — encoded protein: MPESEVDARTLTLEAFADTILPGEKRFPGDRSVAGEGKGGGAVAAGAIELLETPATGVTDALDFLSQTLDQKATEWAEEHDLTLDDDVPAFVALPFAERTTLVKTLLSRENPERDGWVLLTMFSNMAFDSAAHMHTADAIAAGHPGLLAMGMTAPDADGYWRFEQHSYRRQLAEPHPDTLPNGSLG